The genomic segment CCCTCGTTTTCCATCCCAGTTCCGGGAGAGGAGCCGTCAGTCCACCCCGGCTCTGCCGCTCTCCTGGCGGCGTTACCAGACCAGCCACCTCTCCCCTCCTGAGGTGCCTTCCCATCTTTGTCCGGAATCTGCCCTAATTGCTTATTCCCGGGAATGAGGGAAATGTCCCTCTCTAGGTCTGTTTACTTGCCCCGGGTCCGGAGGCCCCCTCCCAGGGCCCACTGTCATCCCTTTTGTGTTCCTTAGGTGAGTTTTAGATTCCCTTTATCTCTCTCAGGAGTACCTTATCTTGAAACCTAATCTCTAAatgattcaaatatttattattgaagaTTCACCATAAGAGACGGGACCAGATGTTATGAGAGCTTCTAAGATGCCTAACCCAGCCCCGTCAATTAAAACTACAGAACAagctttgtcttttaatttgtgCAGATCGAGGTTGTGGTAATTCTTTGGAAGGCGGTCCTAGCCTACATACTCCACTCTGACCCAGCGCTCTAGAAATGTGGTTTCCAGCCAATCAGAGAGAGCACGGTGTTGCTTCTTTGCTCTTGATTGAGAAGCAGGTACAGCCCTCAGCTGCCAGGAGTGGGAATGCCAGAGACTAAGGTCACAAAGATGTGCGACACAGCTCTGAGCAACCTTTACTGCTGGTTTCAAGCAGGAAGAGGAGACACACCTACTTCCTCTGACATCACATCAGTGCTGAACTCCAAAAACATCAGCCCTCCGTACTCTTTCCACTCACAATTCCCCACAGCTCTCCTCCACAAGTCCCACGGGACCCTGAAGTCCAGGCTGGCTTGGAGAGCACACTGCCATCAGGTCCCATCTCTCTGTTTCCCTTACATTTAGCTAGGCCTCTACCTTGGCCCTGTCCTCCACCCTAAGGATACCTGGTGATTGCCTCCCAGCCAGATGGTCAAGAACAGCTAGTTGGGGTGGTGtcccctcagcccctccaggTGGGGATCATCTCTGAGACTTGTTTCCAGATCTTTTGGCATCTCCTCTCCTaccctttctctgctctctggggTGAGCTCATCACTAatctcccccaactcctgcccaACTAAAGCCTCCTTAGGCCTCCGGTCTGGGGGGGTGGGTCTCTCTAAAGAAGGCTCGGCGTCATGTCCTTCCACTCCATCTTGTCTGATCTCCTACAGCTGGATAAGCCAGGGAACCTGGGGGAGGAGAAGGCTCTTGGCAAGCATTTCAGCGGTTTAGGTTGCAAAGATGACCATCCCCATCACCCTGAATTCCCACCACTGCCCCCATCCCTCCAAGTGTGGCTCCACCCAATTTTTTGTTCAttccccagctcccacccaccCTACCCTCTCACTCTATTAGACAACACTGACCCCAAGGAGCCCTCTCAGTCAGTGCTAGGGGCCAGACCAGGCTCCTTCTGGGTGTCCGTGGTCTCCTGAAACCTTCCAGGGAGCAGATTCTGGGTCCTCTGGGTTCTCCACTGCTGtctggggctggaggcaggaCTAGAGCCTGGTGAGAAAAGCCATCAGCTGGCTGGTGTGGTGAAGCCCACTGTCCCCCCAGGGTCTGTCCCCTGCACACCCTGACCACCTCACCATCACTTGACCAGGATGGCTTCTCCTCGTCAGGCGAGAGTGTCTGGGAGGGGCTGGACCAGGGCCTGGACAGGGAAGAGGCTGAAGCCTCACCCCAcagttcctgctgctgctgctgatggaGCTATatggaaggaagaggaatgaCAGGCTCTCTTGTGCCCCACAGTGGGAACCCAACCCCTGGACTAGGGGCAGAGGCTTTTCAGATCTCCTCTTTCAGCTCCTACCAAGTATTTCCTTACACTCtacccaccccaacacacacacacccatctccATTTCATTCAGCTGCTTTCTTCCCACATTTCTCTTTCTGGCAACCCTCGGCTCACCTGGTGCAGGTAGATGGCATGAAGACTCATTTCAGCAGAAgcaagttctggaagctgggccAGCTTCTGGCCCCCAGTGCCTCCTGGGGACACACAGCTGGAACAGAGGACACAGTACACCAAAAacatgcccctcccccctgcacccCTCAATGAGAGTCCAACTTGATCTCCCCttcccagggtccctgcagactcctcctggaggacaagctccccccacccccacccccgccccgctgcTGCTgtgcctctcccacctccccgctCTAACCTCGGGTCCTGGGCAAGGCGGGAAATGGAGGCCAAGAGGCTGGCTGTGGCTGcagctgggcagggggctgtggggCTCAGGTCccgtgggggcaggaggggctgcCCCAAGAGGTTGGCTAGGAAGGTCTCGGGCTGGAAGCAAGAGAAGAGGGCAtcagaagagagaacagaagtggAGGGAGGAGGCCTAGGAAAGGCCTGAGAGCAAGCTAGACCAGGGAGCGGGTTAATACAGAACGTGAGATGGACCGGAGGGCCTGGCAGTGGTCAAGACAGAAGTGCCACCCAGGCTGCAACTCACCAGAGGTGAGGAAGAGTCGCTGAGCACCCCAGGCGTGGGGGGGCTGCGAACGGAGGTGGCGCCCCAGGCTGCGGCATCTTGTTGTACCCTGCCCCGAAGGTGCCCCAGGAACTTGGAGCTGTGCCCTGGGGGGCGCCATTGTGGGTGGGCCAGGGAGAACCGCATCAAGGAGAGCTCAGTCTTTCCATCTTCTGCGCGCTGAGACAGGGAGGCCTCTGTCTGGCCGGCCGAGAGCCACTGAGAACAAAATCAGCCAGTCATTCAGATGCTGTGGACACTGCTTTTATAGCTTCGGTGGAAGCCTTGTGGGGTAGGCGGGACAGGAAACACTGGCCGCTTCCCGGGTCAAAGACCAGACGCTATGATGgggacttgctcaagatcacccAAGAACACAGCAGCAAAGCAGGACCTGGGTCCAGAGCCAGCGCTAGTGGAGGGCGTGGGCTTAGCGTCGTCCCAGCCTGTTCACACTGGACCCCAGGGCTGGCCTGACTGTCTTCTTCCAGCCCCTCCAGCTCATACCTCCACCTCTCGGCAGTCTTGCCTCCCACGTACTGGAGTTTCAATGTGCTGAGAGCTCTGTCAGCTTCTGTACACATCCTCTCCTGTAATCCTCGCAGCCCTGTGCCTTAGCTACAGTCACTGTCCTTGTTTGACTGATAAAGACACTCGGGTGTGAGGAAGTGACTAGCTTCCTCACTGGTCACTGGTGGCAAACGATGAGCGTGGCATGGAACCCAGCTCTGCTCTGAGCGAGGCAagcacagccctgcccacccACAACCCCACACAGCCAGGGATGGGCTCTAACCTGAGGGTGCCCGTGGCGCTTCACATCCATAAGGGCAAAGGAACAGATGTCCCCAACGCCAGCCACATCCACAGTGAAATGATGAAAAAAGTCAATGATCTCCAGAGAACGAGGGGAGAACCAGAAGAGCAGAAACAGCGGAGTGAGGAGAGGGGACAGGAGCTCCTCCAGGAGGGAGACCTGGGGAAGCAAGATGAAACTCAGAGGGGGTTGCCAAGGGGTCCCACGCTGGCGATCAGACCCAAGAGATCCCCCGGGCCGCCGGCCGAGGACCGGAAACCTCTAAGCCAGACGCCTCCCGGCTCCCGGGATGGCCAGCCCCGCGAGCCGAGCCCGTTGGTCCTCAGCTCTCTCCAGGGCGCCCGCGGGCTGCACCGCTGTCTCCACAGCCCCTCTTCGGGCCGGACCCTCACCGCTCGGTACTGCAACAGCCGCGCCATCTGCCGGTAAGCGCTGGCCTTGCCCGCGGGGCCGGGCTCCTCCGGGAGGTAGTGCATGTGTGCCAAAGCCGCCTGCAGCAGGAACTTCGGGGAGCGACTCCGGCCCTGCTCTTCCGGAATGAAAGACCTGAAGGGCGGGATGGGGGTGGAGAAGGGGCCTGCGGTCAGGACGTACGGAACGGCGGCAGGGCTGCGCGGCGCCGACGGCGGGAGGGGTAGGGACTCGCGGGAGAGTCGCCCCTCCATCCCCGGTCAGAGGCAGGCCCCCCTCCTCTCTGGACAAGCTCCCCAGCACCTGGCCACGGTGGCCGTGACCCCGAGCGCGGTCATGGCGGTGAGCACGTGCTCCACGGCCAGCACGTCCTCGTCGTAGACGGTGAGCACGAGCAGCGCGGCGAAGAGCGCGCCGGCGAAGAAGACGAGCTGGCGGGCCAGCAGCGCCAGCAGGGGTGCGGGGGGCGCGGCGGCGCGTAGGAAGGCGGCGGCCGGCCGGTAGGCGCGGGCCAGACGCGCGCGCAGCTCGTGCGGCAGCTCGTTGAAGTGGCGCAGCTGCAGGTGGGCCAGGCGGGAC from the Lutra lutra chromosome 11, mLutLut1.2, whole genome shotgun sequence genome contains:
- the ATG9B gene encoding autophagy-related protein 9B isoform X2 — its product is MDPPGLRIGPLIPEQDYERLEDCDPEGSQDSPVHGEDQQPLLHVPEGLRGSWHHIQNLDSFFTKVYSYHQRNGFACILLEDVFQLGQFVFIVTFTTFLLRCVDYNILFANHLNNRTRPGLLHNKITLADAILSSSQCAQRIRSSPLLVFLLTLAAAFWLLQLLRSVCNLFGYWDIQVFYREALHIPPEELSSVPWAEVQSRLLALQKSGGLCVQPRPLTELDVHHRILRYTNYKVALANKGLLPARCALPWGGSAAFLSRGLALNVDLLLFRGPFSLFRGGWELPDAYKRSEQRGALAARWRRTVLLLAAVNLALSPLVLAWQVLHAFYSHAELLRREPGALGARRWSRLAHLQLRHFNELPHELRARLARAYRPAAAFLRAAAPPAPLLALLARQLVFFAGALFAALLVLTVYDEDVLAVEHVLTAMTALGVTATVARSFIPEEQGRSRSPKFLLQAALAHMHYLPEEPGPAGKASAYRQMARLLQYRAVSLLEELLSPLLTPLFLLFWFSPRSLEIIDFFHHFTVDVAGVGDICSFALMDVKRHGHPQWLSAGQTEASLSQRAEDGKTELSLMRFSLAHPQWRPPGHSSKFLGHLRGRVQQDAAAWGATSVRSPPTPGVLSDSSSPLPETFLANLLGQPLLPPRDLSPTAPCPAAATASLLASISRLAQDPSCVSPGGTGGQKLAQLPELASAEMSLHAIYLHQLHQQQQQELWGEASASSLSRPWSSPSQTLSPDEEKPSWSSDGSSPASSPRQQWRTQRTQNLLPGRFQETTDTQKEPGLAPSTD